The following proteins are co-located in the uncultured Draconibacterium sp. genome:
- a CDS encoding response regulator transcription factor: MTENKLNILVAEDDLNLGFLLVDFLESRNVKVTLFKDGEAALDGFKNGNFNFCILDVMLPKMDGFSIAQKIKLVDPDIPVVFLTARAMKEDKMKGYTIGADDYITKPFDEDELWCKIVAISKRSDRPEAVIENVIQIGRYEFDFENLSLTIEGKIKRLTTREAEVLRMLCNAKKNVVRREQILTAIWGENDYFAGRSLDVFISKLRKYFAEDPNINIENVVKVGYILNC, from the coding sequence ATGACAGAAAACAAATTAAATATCCTCGTTGCCGAAGATGATTTGAATCTTGGGTTTTTGTTGGTTGATTTTTTAGAGAGCCGCAATGTAAAGGTGACTTTGTTTAAAGATGGCGAAGCTGCTTTGGACGGATTCAAAAACGGCAACTTTAACTTTTGTATACTTGATGTTATGCTGCCAAAAATGGATGGATTTTCCATTGCTCAGAAAATTAAATTGGTAGATCCCGATATTCCCGTGGTGTTTTTAACCGCCCGTGCCATGAAGGAAGATAAGATGAAAGGATATACTATTGGCGCCGATGATTACATTACCAAACCATTTGATGAGGATGAGCTCTGGTGTAAAATTGTTGCCATCAGTAAACGGTCCGACAGACCAGAAGCTGTAATTGAAAATGTGATTCAGATTGGTCGTTACGAATTTGATTTTGAAAATCTCTCGTTAACAATCGAGGGGAAGATAAAACGTTTAACCACGCGTGAAGCCGAAGTGCTGCGAATGTTGTGCAATGCCAAAAAGAATGTGGTAAGGCGCGAACAAATACTCACGGCCATTTGGGGCGAGAACGACTACTTTGCCGGGCGAAGTCTGGATGTTTTTATTTCGAAACTTCGAAAATACTTTGCCGAAGATCCAAACATAAACATTGAGAATGTTGTAAAAGTGGGTTACATTCTGAATTGTTAG
- the hydF gene encoding [FeFe] hydrogenase H-cluster maturation GTPase HydF, producing the protein MRAPKSFRLHIGIFGRRNAGKSSILNALTQQDVSIVSEVAGTTTDPVEKPMELLPLGPVLFIDTAGIDDVGVLGEKRIAKTLAVFDRTDLGVIVSNFEEWGSYEQKLMDELKDRAIPFVIVFNKIDLFQTDESILAHLNTEKIKYAQTSTVERTGLLELRQLLLNSAPADYINRPSILADLVGAGEAAVLVVPIDKEAPKGRLILPQVQSIRDLLDNDAFCMVVKERELREALSRFNKPPKLVVTDSQAFLKVAADTPPEIPLTSFSILFARYQGDLTALVQGAMAIDKLKTGDKVLIAEACSHHPIGEDIGTVKIPRWLTQYVGGKLEIDSTRGHDFPPNLAEYKLIVHCGACMWNRREMLSRIMKARQAGVPITNYGLTIAYSLGIFERALHPFPAALEVYRNGI; encoded by the coding sequence ATGCGGGCACCAAAATCGTTTCGTTTGCACATTGGCATTTTTGGCCGAAGGAATGCAGGAAAATCGAGTATTTTAAATGCACTTACCCAACAGGATGTTTCCATTGTTTCAGAAGTTGCAGGAACTACAACCGATCCGGTTGAAAAACCAATGGAACTACTTCCGCTGGGTCCGGTACTTTTTATCGATACGGCCGGAATTGATGATGTTGGAGTCCTGGGCGAAAAACGAATCGCAAAAACACTTGCCGTATTCGACCGAACCGATTTGGGAGTTATTGTGAGTAACTTTGAAGAATGGGGTAGCTACGAACAAAAATTAATGGACGAACTAAAAGACCGTGCTATCCCTTTTGTAATCGTCTTTAATAAAATCGATTTATTCCAAACCGATGAAAGTATACTGGCACATTTAAACACGGAAAAAATAAAATATGCACAAACTTCAACGGTAGAAAGAACCGGCCTTTTGGAATTACGCCAGTTGTTGCTAAACTCGGCTCCTGCCGATTATATCAATCGCCCGAGTATTTTGGCTGATTTGGTGGGTGCAGGCGAAGCAGCCGTTTTGGTGGTGCCAATTGACAAAGAAGCTCCCAAAGGCAGATTGATTTTACCACAGGTCCAGAGTATCCGCGATTTACTCGACAACGACGCATTTTGTATGGTTGTAAAAGAACGGGAACTTCGGGAAGCACTTTCGCGTTTTAATAAACCACCCAAATTAGTGGTTACCGATTCGCAAGCCTTTTTAAAGGTTGCTGCCGACACGCCACCTGAAATACCTCTAACTTCGTTTTCAATTTTATTTGCCCGCTACCAGGGCGATTTAACAGCTTTGGTGCAAGGTGCAATGGCCATCGACAAATTAAAAACAGGCGATAAAGTGTTAATTGCAGAGGCCTGCTCGCACCATCCCATTGGCGAAGATATAGGAACAGTAAAAATACCACGCTGGCTGACTCAGTACGTTGGCGGAAAATTAGAAATTGACAGTACCCGCGGACACGACTTCCCTCCAAATTTGGCTGAATACAAATTGATTGTACATTGTGGTGCCTGCATGTGGAACCGCCGCGAAATGCTTAGCCGCATTATGAAAGCCCGCCAGGCAGGCGTGCCAATTACCAACTACGGACTCACAATTGCTTATTCTCTGGGAATATTTGAACGTGCATTACACCCTTTCCC
- a CDS encoding HAMP domain-containing sensor histidine kinase, producing MKNIIRKYILGFTLVIIFALLATQVRWIVYSIHFQEKVFQKSVTLALNQTISNLTANRPFCSKMKECVECDSIRLETQLTNTGVWDKIHNAIDDELKTYDIFLEYDLMILETDSKELKTIEAELDKGLYYTTNLGELIGQNGYELVVKFPGRTKFFLEKTGLMFLASLLLIFLLILALVYLLRLYKQELRIAEHTKELLNNVSHEFKTPLSSIALASNMIRKKRYNTEDKLVNYAELISKENKKLQHLVESMLHLAAIERDEFDYSKETLDVHAVVEDSISTFEMILQDMNGKISTLLNATETMVFADKLHLTNALVNLISNSIKYSKDAPEILVETRSNNETIWVMVSDKGIGIASKYQKYIFDKYYRVPTGDVHNVKGFGIGLAYVKKVIEAHNGEITVESTENTGTTFTIKLPILNGTNDRKQIKYPRCRR from the coding sequence ATGAAAAACATCATCCGAAAATATATATTGGGATTTACCCTTGTTATCATTTTTGCGCTTTTGGCAACACAGGTGCGCTGGATTGTGTATTCCATTCATTTTCAGGAAAAAGTATTTCAGAAAAGTGTAACGCTCGCATTAAACCAAACCATTTCTAATTTAACTGCCAACCGGCCATTTTGCAGTAAAATGAAGGAATGTGTTGAGTGCGATTCAATACGGTTGGAGACACAACTGACCAATACCGGAGTTTGGGACAAAATTCACAACGCAATTGATGACGAATTAAAAACTTACGACATTTTTTTGGAATACGATTTAATGATTTTGGAGACGGATTCAAAAGAATTAAAAACGATTGAAGCGGAACTCGATAAAGGTTTGTATTACACCACAAATCTGGGCGAATTAATTGGACAAAACGGTTACGAACTGGTGGTGAAGTTTCCCGGAAGGACAAAGTTTTTTCTCGAAAAAACAGGTTTGATGTTTCTGGCCTCGCTGCTCCTGATTTTTTTATTGATTTTAGCCCTGGTTTATTTGCTGCGTTTGTACAAACAAGAACTTCGGATTGCCGAACATACCAAAGAGTTACTGAATAATGTTAGTCACGAGTTTAAAACTCCCTTATCGAGTATTGCACTGGCTTCGAATATGATTCGGAAAAAACGTTACAATACAGAAGACAAGCTGGTGAACTATGCCGAACTGATTTCGAAGGAGAATAAGAAGTTGCAACATTTGGTGGAAAGTATGTTGCATTTGGCTGCAATTGAACGCGATGAATTTGATTATTCAAAAGAAACACTTGATGTACATGCTGTAGTTGAAGATAGCATTTCTACTTTCGAGATGATTCTTCAGGACATGAACGGCAAAATATCGACACTGCTGAATGCCACTGAAACAATGGTGTTTGCCGATAAACTTCATCTTACCAATGCATTGGTCAACCTGATTTCGAATTCGATTAAATACTCGAAAGATGCACCTGAAATACTTGTTGAAACCAGAAGTAACAACGAAACTATTTGGGTGATGGTAAGCGATAAAGGAATTGGAATTGCATCGAAATACCAGAAATACATTTTTGATAAATATTACCGCGTGCCAACCGGCGATGTTCACAATGTTAAAGGTTTTGGAATAGGACTGGCTTATGTGAAAAAAGTGATAGAGGCACACAATGGTGAGATTACAGTTGAAAGCACTGAAAACACCGGCACAACATTTACTATAAAACTACCTATATTAAACGGCACAAATGACAGAAAACAAATTAAATATCCTCGTTGCCGAAGATGA